GAGAAAGGCCAGGAGCTGAACAACTGGGACCCGTACAACGCCGTGATTCTGGCCGAGTTCGACGGCAGTGTGCAGTACGACGCCATCACGGAAGGCATCACCTACCGTGAAGAGTCGGACGAGCAGACGGGCCACCGCGAGAAGGTGATTATTGAATCCAAGGACAAGACGCAGAACCCGGCCATTATCGTGCGCCCCGGCAAGAAGGGCGACACCGAAGGCCAGAAAGCGTACAGCATCCCCGTAGGTTCGCACCTGAACGTGGAGAACGGCGAGAAAATCAAGGCTGGTCACATCCTGGCCAAGATTCCACGGGCCGTGGGCAAAACCCGCGACATTACCGGTGGTCTGCCCCGCGTTACGGAACTGTTCGAAGCCCGCAACCCCTCGAACCCGGCCGTTGTGTCGGAAATCGACGGTGTGGTAACCTACGGTACCGTAAAGCGTGGTAACCGCGAAATCTTCGTAGAGTCGAAAGACGGGGTGAAGAAGAAGTATATGGTGCCGCTGTCCAAGCACATTCTGGTGCAGGACAACGACTTTATCCGCGCCGGCATGCCGCTGTCGGATGGTGCCATTACACCTTCGGATATCCTGAGCATCCAGGGCCCCGGCGCCGTGCAGGAGTACCTCGTGAACGAGATTCAGGAAGTGTACCGCTTGCAGGGTGTGAAGATCAACGACAAGCACATTGAGGTGGTCGTGCGCCAGATGATGCAGAAAGTTGTAATTCTGGACGCCGGCGACACCAGCTTCCTGGAGCACCAAGTGGTGGATAAGATTTCCTTCATGGAGGAAAACGACACCATCATCGACATGAAGGTGGTGACCAACGCCGGTGACTCGACCAACCTGAAGCCCGGTCAGATTGTGACGGCTCGCCGCTTGCGCGACGAGAACAGCAGCCTGAGGCGTCGTGACCTCGCCCTGGTGGAAGTGCGTGACGCCCAGCCGGCCGTATCGCGGCCCACGCTGCAAGGTATCACGCAGGCGTCGCTGGGTACCCAGTCGTTCATCTCGGCCGCTTCCTTCCAGGAAACGACCAAAGTGCTTTCGGAAGCTGCCATCCGTGGCAAGGCCGACGAGCTGCTGGGCCTGAAAGAGAACGTAATCGTAGGTCACCTCATCCCGGCTGGTACCGGTCTGCGCGAGTACACGCGTCAGGTGGTCGGCTCGAAAGAGGAAATGGAAGCCGCTCAGGCTACTAAGACCGACGATGTAGCTGCTCCCGCCAAGCGCCCCGCCCGCGCCTCGCGCCGCGAGTCGGTGTCGGAGTAAGCTTGGAGTTAAGTGAATAAGAGAAGCCGACTGGAGAAATCCGGTCGGCTTTTTCTTTTTATAGGTAGCTTTATAAAGTGGTTATAGCCACATTTCACGTTTTCGTTTTGCTTTGACCATGCAGCAGCCAAATCAGCCTGACTCCAACGCCCCACAAGACCCCAACGCCATCAATATCGAGCTGTCGGAAGACATTGCTGAAGGCGAGTACGCCAACTTGGCGATGATTGCCCATAGCAACAGCGAGTTTGTCATTGACTTCATTCGGTTGATGCCCGGCTTGCCCAAAGCCAAGGTAAAGGCTCGTATCATCCTAACGCCTGAACACGCCAAGCGCCTTCAGGCTGCTCTGAGTGAGAATATCGAGCGGTACGAGCAATCCTTTGGCAACATCAAGCAGCAGCCTGATTCGCCGGGTTACCCGATGGGATTTGGTGGCGCAATGGGGGAGGCTTGAGCTAAACTGTCACTTAACGCAGAAGCGGCTTTTACTGAAAAGTAAGAGCCGCTTCTGCGTTAAGCAGCACAGGCAGCGGATGGAACTAGAACTTGCATTATGAAGGAAACCTTCAGCCCCAAACGGCAGGTAGAACTGCCAATAAGGAGATAGAAATTCACCAAGAAAGCGCAGTCTAGCACGTCTAAAACAAACTATTTCAACTCGTTTGCTATTTCAACCGCAAGTCTATACCTTTGCAAGCCTAATTTTTGGAGAGAACCCTCCTGGACAAACCATTCCGTAGATGCCTACCATCAACCAGTTAGTACGAAAAGGCCGCGAGAAGCTGACGACCAAGTCGAAGTCGCCGGCTCTTGACTCGTGCCCGCAGCGCCGTGGCGTTTGCACCCGGGTGTACACCACCACGCCCAAGAAGCCGAACTCGGCTATGCGTAAAGTAGCCCGTGTGCGCCTCACCAACGGTAAAGAAGTTAACGCTTACATTCCCGGTGAAGGCCACAACCTGCAGGAGCACAGCATCGTGCTGATCCGTGGTGGCCGCGTAAAGGACCTGCCCGGCGTGCGTTACCACATCATCCGGGGTGCTCTTGACACTGCCGGCGTAAACGGCCGTTTGCAGCGCCGCTCGAAGTACGGCGCCAAGCGTCCGAAGCCCGGCCAGCCGGCCGCAGCAGCTGGTAAAGGTGGCAAACCAGCACCCGGCAAGAAAAAGTAATTGAGAACGAGGGCGGCAGCGCCCGGCGCCGGCTAGCAAATGGTTCTTAGTCCGTTGCCTGCTGTCCGTCGCTCATTTCTATACCCATGAGAAAGTCTAAACCGAAGAAGCGCATCCTCCTGCCCGACCCCAAGTACAAGGAGACGCTGGTAACCCGTTTCGTCAACTACATGATGTACGACGGGAAGAAAAACCTGGCCTATACCATTTTCTACGATGCCTGCGAGCTGGTTGAGCAGCGCACCAAGGAAAGCGGCCTGGAAATGTGGCGCAAAGCCCTCAACAACGTAATGCCGACCGTGGAGGTAAAAAGCCGCCGCGTAGGTGGTGCTACCTTCCAGGTGCCCACCGAGGTTCGCCCGGACCGCCGCATTGCCGTTGGCTCGAAGTGGCTGATTCAGTACGCTCGTCGTCGTGGTGAGAAAACCATGAAGGACAAGCTAGCCGGCGAAATCATTGCCGCCGCTAAAGGGGAAGGTGCCGCCGTCAAGAAAAAGGACGACACGCACCGGATGGCCGAAGCCAACAAGGCCTTCTCGCACTTCCGATTCTAAACAGTTATTAGGGACTTGGGGACTTAGGGTCTTAGTTTTTTGTTAGCACGACAACTAAGACCTTAAGTCCCCAAGTCCCTAAGACCCTACCAAAGACATGGCTGTTAATCAAGAACTGAAATATCTCCGCAACATTGGGATTATGGCGCACATCGACGCCGGTAAGACCACGACGTCGGAGCGTATTCTGTATTACACTGGTAAAACCCACAAGATCGGGGAAGTGCACGAAGGTGCTGCCACGATGGACTGGATGGAGCAGGAGCAGGAGCGGGGTATTACCATTACCTCGGCCGCTACCACCACGCAGTGGAACTACCCCACAGAGCAGGGTGAGCCGACTTCCGAAACCAAAACCTACCGCATCAACCTGATCGATACTCCTGGTCACGTTGACTTCACGGTGGAAGTAGAACGTTCGCTGCGTGTACTCGACGGTGCCGTGGCACTGTTCTGCGCTGTATCGGGCGTAGAGCCCCAGTCAGAAACCGTATGGCGTCAGGCTGACAAGTACAAGGTGCCCCGCATCTGCTTCGTCAACAAGATGGACCGTGCCGGTGCCGACTTCTTCAAGGCCGTTACCGAAATCAAGGAAAAGCTCGGTGCTAACCCCGTGCCGCTGCAAATCCCGATTGGCGCCGAAGACACCTTCAAGGGTGTAGTCGACCTGCTGACCGGTAAGGCTATTGTGTGGGATGATGCCACCCAGGGCAAAACCTACAAGGAAGTCCCGGTTCCCGAAGACCTCGTGGAGACTGTACAGGAGTGGCGCGAAAAGCTCGTGGAAAGCGTAGCTGAGTACGACGACACCTTGATGGAGAAATTCTTCGAGGACCCGGACAGCATCACCCGCGAGGAAATGATGGACGTTATCCGCAAAGCGGTTATCGACATGAAGTTCTCGCCGGTAATGTGCGGCTCTGCTTTCAAAAACAAAGGTGTTCAGGCTATGCTGGACGCGGTAATGGCCTACCTGCCCTCGCCGCTCGACATGCCTGCCATTGTAGGTACCAACCCCGACACCGGTGCTGAGGAAGAGCGTCACCCCGACAACTCGGAGCCTTTCACCGCCCTGGCGTTCAAAATTGCCACCGACCCGTTCGTAGGCCGGCTGTGCTTCTTCCGCTGCTACAGCGGGGTGCTGGAGTCGGGCTCGTACGTACTCAACAACCGCACCGGCAAGAAGGAGCGTATCTCGCGCCTGATGCAGATGCACTCCAACAAGCAGAACCCCATCGACAAGATCCAGGCTGGTGACATTGCCGCCGGCGTGGGCTTCAAGGACATCAAGACCGGTGATACGCTGACGCAAGAAGGCAAGCCGCTGGTTCTGGAGTCGATGAGCTTCCCCGAGCCCGTAATCGGCTACGCTATTGAGCCGAAGACGCAGGCTGACGTGGACAAGATGGGTATGGCTATTGCCAAGCTCGTGGAAGAAGACCCAACCCTTGTGGTACAGACCGACCAGGAAACTGGCCAGACCGTACTGAAAGGTATGGGTGAGCTTCACCTCGAAATCATCATCGACCGGATGCGTCGGGAGTTCAAGGTAGAAATCAACCAGGGTGCTCCGCAGGTTGCCTACAAAGAGGTGCTGACCAAGAAAGTCGAGCACCGCGAAACCTACAAGAAGCAGACCGGTGGCCGTGGTAAGTTCGGTGACATCGTGTTCGAGCTGGGCCCGAAAGAAACCGAACCCGAGAAGCCCGGCCTGGAGTTCGTGAACGACATCACGGGTGGTGTTATCCCCCGCGAATTCATTGCTCCAGTGCAGAAAGGCTTTGAAGAAGCCATGAAGAACGGTCCGCTGGCCGGCTTCCCGGTTGATGGCATGAAAGTGCGTTTGTTCTTCGGTTCCTACCACGACGTAGACTCGGACGCTCTGTCGTTCGAACTGGCCGCCCGCGGTGGTTTCCGCGAAGCTGCTCGTCAGGCTGGTCCGAAACTGCTCGAGCCCATCATGGCTGTTGAAGTAGTGACGCCGGATGAGTATACGGGTTCGGTAACCGGTGACTTGAACCGTCGTCGGGGCATCATGAAAGGCATGGACACCAAAGGCGGTGCCAACGTGGTGAAGGCTGACGTTCCGCTGTCGGAACTGTTCGGCTACGTAACCTCGCTGCGTACCATCACCTCGGGTCGTGCTTCGGCTTCGCTGACCTTCTCGCACTACGACCAGGTGCCATCTAACCTCGCCGAAGGCATTATTGCTAAGCAAAAGGGCAACCCCGTTCGCTAATCCGCTTTCTCATTACAGACATGAACCAGAAGATTCGCATCAAACTGAAATCCTACGACCACAACCTTGTGGACAAGTCGTCGGAGAAGATTGTGAAGGCGGTGAAGGCTACGGGCGCCATCGTAAGTGGCCCCATTCCGCTGCCCACCGACAAGGAGAAGTTCACCGTGCTTCGTTCGCCCCACGTGAACAAGAAGAGCCGGGAGCAATTCCAGCTCTGCACCTACAAGCGCCTCGTGGACATCTACTCTACTTCGTCGAAGACGGTAGACGCCCTGATGAAGCTGGAGCTGCCGAGCGGCGTAGATGTGGAAATCAAAGTCTGAGGACTGATTTATCTACCACTATGTGAGCAACACCCTACTGGTTCTGCGGAGCCAGTAGGGTGTTTTCTTTTCCGGGCGTGCAACCTGTAACAAGGAGTATGGGCTCCGTGGGGCAGTATATTAGCTGCCACAAACTACGCCCGCCGTCCGTTTCATCTTCATGCCCGCTCTTCCTGGCTCCGTACTCACGCTACCTCGTTTGCTGCTTGCGGCTGCCTTCTTCTGCGGCTGCACTATTGCTGGGCTGTTCACCAGTTCCTTTTTTCGCATTCTGCCAAGCATTGGTATGGCTGGGCTGGTACTAACCTCACTGGTCTGCTACTGGCGCCACCGCGCCGCTTACCGGCGATGTAATGCAGTAGGGTACGGGAGTTTCTTGCTGGTATATGCCGTGCATGTGTTTTCAGGTCTGCTCCTGGATACCCTGAGCGAAGCCAAGTATAAGCAGGATGTAGTGCTACAGCTGCCGTTTCTGCTGCTGCCACTAGCCTTCTGGCTGCTACCGCCGCTACCCACCCGCTACTTACGCGGGCTGTGGATGTGGTTTATTGCTCTGACTGTGTGTGCCGCTGCCTACAGCACAGGCAACTATCTGTTGCACCAAGAAGAAATCAATGGGCTCTATTTGCAGTCGAAGGTGATGCCTACCGAGCCGGACCACATCCGCTTCAGCTTGATGGTGACCCTGGCTGTGGCAGTAGGCAGTATACTACTGGCGCATCGTGCGGTAGCCGAGCGCCTGCGGCCCTGGGTGCTCACGGCAACGCTGAGTTTGGCGCTTTTCCAGCATTTGCTGGCCGTGCGCAGCGGGTTGCTCACGCTCTACATTGTGGGCGGCGTGGCTGTGCTGTGGCTGGCAATCCGGCTACGCAGGTTTCGGCCGGCTGCCGGGCTGCTGAGCTTACTGCTACTGCTGCCCATTGTCGGTTACGTGTGTTTTCCTACGTTTCGCAACAAGTTTACCAACACACGGGAGGACATAGACCGGGTTGAGCACACTGCTTCGGCCAACAACTATTCCCTAGTTGGACGGGTGTACTCCTACCGAGTAGCCTACAAGGTTTTCGGCGACAATCCGTGGCTCGGTGTGGGTAAGGCCAACATGGAGGCAGAACTGGCCGCGCGCTATAAGCAGGATTTTCCCAACATCAACCCGCAAGCCTACATTCTGCCGCACAATCAATATCTGTACGCGGCTGTGGCGTTTGGTTTGGTAGGAGTACTGCTTTTTATGTTCGGGTTCTACTATGCTGGCGTCAGTATCTGGCCGGCGTACGCTCCTATTCTCGTGACGCAGTATCTCATCGTTACGTTGTCCTTTTTGGTGGAGTACACGGTAGAAACGCAGATTGGCATAGCCTTCTCCCTTTTCTTTCTGCTACTGGCGCTGGAAGGCAGCAAGCCCTCTGCTGCTGACGGCTGGCGCCCTCGTTAATACGGTTCTAAATCCGGGCCTGTAGTTCGTGATTGTACTTTTTCATAGCTCTGCCATAGAGCAGGATCGAGCCAGTAACCTATGGGAAAGTTGAAAGGAAGCTTGGAGCCGCCGCGAGGTTCAGGGAAAGTACCTGAGCATCAAGTGTACATAGCGGGAATAACCTAACTGCGTGATGCTGAAAATATTTTAGAACGTAGCTAGAATATACCTTAACTATTTCCTAGCTTTGCACTCCATTTCCGAAAACGCCACTCGGGCGTTTTCGCTGTGTCTTTTCTAAAACCCCAATCGAATGCCTGGCATCATCGGTAAAAAAATCGGTATGACAAGCCTCTTCACTCCGGACGGGAAGAACATTCCCTGCACGCTCATTGAGGCGGGTCCGTGCGTAGTGACGCAGGTAAAGACCGTCGAAACGGACGGCTATTCGGCCATCCAGCTCGGTTACGGCGAAAAAAAGGCGAAGAACACCACCAAAGCACTGGCTGGTCACTTTGCTAAAGCCGGAACCACCCCTAAGAAAAAACTCGTTGAGTTCCGCACCGACGAGGTAGCTAACTTCACCGCCGGCGCCACCATTGATGCTTCTTCCTTTGAAGAAGGCGAGTTCGTGGACGTAGTGGGCACCTCCAAGGGTAAGGGCTTCCAGGGCGTTGTAAAGCGCTATAACTTCGCCGGTGTGGGCGGCCAGACCCACGGCCAGCACAACCGCGGCCGTCACCCCGGTTCCATTGGTGCCTGCTCCTGGCCCTCGCGCGTGTTTAAGGGCATGCGCATGGGTGGCCGCATGGGCAACGACCGGGTGAAAGTGCAAAACCTGAAGGTAATGCGCGTGGTAGCCGACAGAAACCTGATTCTGGTGAGCGGCTCGGTTCCCGGTGCCAAGAACTCTTACGTGGTCCTGGAAAAATAACCCCCGAAGATGGAACTGTCAGTATATAACATCAAAGGCGAAGACACCGGCCGCAAGGTTACCCTGTCCGACGCCATCTTCGGCCTGGAGCCGAACGAGCACGTGATGTACCTCGACGTAAAGCAGTACCTAGCCAACCAGCGCCAGGGCACGCATAAGTCGAAACAGCGCAACGAAGTGCACGGCACCACCAAGAAGCTGAAAAAGCAAAAAGGCACGGGCGGTGCTCGCGCCGGCTCCATGAAGTCGCCCGTGTTCGTAGGCGGTGGCCGTGTATTTGGCCCCCAGCCCCGCGACTACGGCTTCAAGCTGAACAAAAAGACCAAGCGTCTGGCCCGTTTGTCGGCCCTGTCGAGCTTGGCCAAAGACGGCAAAGTGTCGGTAGTGGAAAACATTGCCCTGTCGGCTCCCCGTACCAAAGACTTCGCTGCCATTCTGGCTGGCCTCAAGCTGAATAACGGCAAGAAAACCTTGCTGGTAACCGGCTCGGTTGACAAGAACGTGGTGCTGTCGGCCCGCAACATTCAGAAAGTGAGCGTGGCTACTCCCGTAGCCCTGAACACCCACGATCTGCTGAACACCGACACCCTGCTGCTGTCGGAAGATGGGTTGAGCGCACTGGAACAACTCTATACCACTGCTGAGTAATGAGCATCCTGAAGAAACCCATCGTGACTGAAAAGGCCACGGGTCTGAACGAGAAAGGCCAATATGCTTTTGAAGTGGCCACTAAAGCCAATAAGGTTCAGATCAAGAAAGAGATTGAGCAGCTGTACGGCGTGACGGTTACGGGCATCAGCACCATCCGCACCATCGGTAAAGTAAAGTCGAAGTTCACGAAAGGTGGCGCCGTATCGGGCCGCCGTCCGCATGGCAAAAAAGCCATCGTGACCGTGAAGGAAGGCGACGTTATCGACTTCTACAGCGGCCTGTAGGCCAGCTTCCCGCCAAGACATTTTTCTTAAGCAAGAGTAATGGCACTCAAAAAACTAAGACCAACATCACCGGGTCAGCGCTTCCGCATCGCCCCGGCTTTCGACGAGATTACGACGTCGGAGCCGGAGAAGTCGCTGTTGGCACCCCTCAAAAACTCCGGTGGCCGTAACAACTCGGGCAAAATGTCCAACCGCTACATCGGCGGTGGACACAAAGCCAAGTACCGCATCATCGACTTCAAGCGCGACAAGGCCGTGGTGCCCGCCACGGTGAAGACGATTGAGTATGACCCCAACCGCACCGCCCGTATAGCCCTGCTGCAGTACGCTGACGGTGAAAAGCGCTACATCATTGCTCCCGCCGGCCTGGCCGTGGGTGCTACCGTAGTGTCGGGTACGGGTGTAGCTCCGGAAGTAGGTAATGCCCTTCCTCTGCGCGAAATTCCGCTGGGTACCATCGTGCATAACATCGAGCTGATGCCCGGTGGTGGTGCCGCCATGGCCCGCTCGGCTGGTACCTATGCGCAGCTGGTAGCTCGCGAAGACAAGTACGCCACCCTGAAGCTGCCCTCCGGCGAAATGCGCATGGTACTGGTTACCTGCATGGCCACGGTAGGCACCGTATCAAATGGCGACCACATGAATGTGCGTCTCGGCAAAGCTGGCCGCAACCGCTGGTTGGGCCGCCGTCCGCGCGTACGTGGTGTGGCCATGAACCCCGTTGACCACCCCATGGGCGGTGGTGAAGGCAAGTCGTCGGGTGGTCACCCGCGCAGCCGCAACGGTATCTTCTCGAAGGGCCAGAAGACGCGCAACAAGAATAAGTATTCCGAGAACCTGATCGTCAGCCGCAAAAACAAGAAGTAATCAATGGCACGTTCGCTAAAAAAAGGGCCGTACATTGACTTCCGGCTCGAGAAGAAAGTAACGGCAATGGATGAGTCCGGCAAGAAGTCGGTGGTGAAGACCTGGTCGCGCCGCTCGATGATTTCGCCCGACTTCGTTGGCCACACCTTCGCTGTGCACAACGGCAATAAGTTTATTCCGGTGTATGTAACGGAGAACATGGTAGGACACAAGCTCGGTGAGTTTGCTCCCACCCGCAACTTCCGTGGCCACATCGCCAAGAAAGATAAAGGCAAGCGCTAATCATGGAAGCAGTAGCTAAACTCCGGAACGTGCCCACCTCGCCGCGCAAGATGCGCCTGGTGGCCAACCTGGTACGTGGTCAGAAAGTGACCCGTGCACTGGGCCTGCTGAAATTCGAGGCTAACTCGGGCGCCGCCAAAATCGAGAAGCTGCTCTTGTCGGCCCTGGCCAACTGGCAGCAGAAAAACGAGGATGAGCGTATCGAAGACGCTAACCTCTACATCAAAGAGATTTTCGTGGACGAAGGCCGTATGCTGAAGCGCCTGCGCCCCGCCCCCCAGGGCCGTGGCCACCGCATCCGCAAGCGCAGCAACCACGTGACGCTGGTAATTGACTCGAAAGTAGAGCCGCTGGGTAGCAAAGCTGCCGCCAAGCAGGCCGCCGAGAGCAAGCCCTCCGCCGAAGTAGTAAACGAAGCTCCGAAACGGACTCGTCGCAGCTCGGCTAAGAAATCCAACGAAACCACGGCAGAAGCCACCGCATAAGCACTATGGGACAGAAAGTAAATCCGGTTGGCTTCCGTCTGGGCGTCATCAAAGGATGGGACTCGAACTGGTACGGCGGCAAGGACTTTGCCGACAAGCTGGTTGAGGACGAAAAAATCCGCAAATATATCAACGCTCGTATCCCGAAGGGTGGCATCAGCCGCATCGTGATTGAGCGCACACTGAAGCGTGTTACCATTACCATCAACACGGCTCGTCCGGGCGTGGTAATCGGTAAAGGTGGTCAGGAAGTTGATAAGATCAAGGACGAGCTGAAGCAGATCACCGGTAAAGACGTTCAGATCAACATCTTCGAGATTAAGCGTCCGGAACTCGACGCTAAACTGGTAGGCGAAAGTATTGCTCAGCAGCTACAGGCTCGTATCTCGTTCCGCCGGGCCATGAAGATGGCTATCCAGGCCGCCCTACGCGTTGGTGCCGAAGGCATCAAAATTCAGTGCGGTGGCCGTTTGGGCGGTGCTGAAATTGCTCGCTCCGAGCAGTACAAAGAAGGCCGTACGCCCCTGCACACCCTGCGCGCCGACATTGACTATGCCCTGTCGGAAGCTCAGACCGTGTATGGCAAAATCGGTATTAAAGTGTGGATCATGCGCGGTGAGGTGTTCGGTAAGCCCGACCTCTCGCCGAACCAGCAGCCTGCCGGCGGCCAGGGTGGCGAAACCCGTGAGCGGAACGACCGTGGCCCGCGCGGTGAGCGTGGTGGCGACCGGGGCGGTGACCGTGGCCCGCGCCGCGACCGGAATGACCGGGGTGGTGAAGGCCGTGGCGGCGACAACCGCGGTGGCCAGGGTGGCGGCGGACAGCGCCGGGGTGGTGGCCAAGGTGGCCAGAACCGCGGCGGCCAAGGTGGTGGTCCGCGTCGCTAGTCCATTTCTTTTCTCTCGAATTTCAATTCAAGATAACTCATGTTACAACCGAAAAGGACCAAGTATCGCAAGATGCAAAAGGGTCGCGTGCATGGCTTAGCCCACCGCGGCAGCTCCATTGACTTCGGTTCGTTCGCTATCAAGTCGCTGGAAACAGCATGGATTACGGCTCGTCAGATTGAAGCTGCCCGTATTGCCATGACCCGCGCTATGAAACGCGAAGGTCAAGTATGGATTCGCATCTTCCCTGATAAGCCTATCACGAAGAAGCCCGCTGAAGTACGGATGGGTAAGGGTAAAGGCTCGCCTGAGTATTGGGTAGCTATTGTGAAGCCCGGCACCATCATGTTCGAGTCAGATGGGGTGTCGCTGGAGGTGGCGCAGGAGTCGCTGCGGCTAGCAGCCCAGAAGCTGCCGGTGCGGACCTCGTTTGTTGTTCGTCGTGATTACGTAGAAAACAAGTAAGAAGATGAAGAACGCCGAAATCCGCGCCCTCTCCCTGGAGGACCTCAAGAAACAAATCAAAACCGAGCAATCCACCGGCCAGAACCTGCGCTTCGCGCACGCCATCTCGCCTCTGGAAAACCCCGCTCGTCTGAAGCAAGCCCGCAAAACTGTCGCCCGTCTGCTGACCGAGTTGAAGCGTCGCGAGAACGAGCAGGCTCTTAACACTGCTAACTAACGATGGCAAGCAACGAAGAACAGCAGCAGGCAACCACCGCCCCAGAGCGGAACCTGCGGAAAGAAATTATCGGGCGCGTTACCAGCAGCAAGATGGACAAATCCATCACGGTGGTGGTAGAAAGCAAAATCAAGCACCCGATCTACGGTAAGTTCGTTACCAAGTCGACCAAGTTCATGGCCCACGACGAGAACAACGAATGCGGCGAAGGCGATACGGTGCGCATCATGAGCACTCGCCCGCTAAGCAAAATGAAACGCTGGAGACTGGTAGAAATTCTGGAACGCGCCAAGTAAGATGATACAGCAAGAATCCCGTCTGACCGTCGCTGATAACAGCGGCGCCAAAGAAGTTCTCTGCATCCGTGTCCTCGGTGGCACGGGCAAGAAATACGCCAGCGTAGGCGACAAGATTGTAGTAGCCATCAAGTCGGCTATTCCTTCCGGTAACGCCAAGAAGGGCGCTGTATCGAAAGCAGTAGTGGTGCGCACGAAGAAGGAAGTACGTCGCAAAGACGGTTCCTACATTCGCTTCGATGACAACGCTGCCGTGCTGCTCAATAACAACGATGAGCCCCGCGGCACCCGCATCTTCGGTCCCGTGGCCCGCGAACTGCGCGAGAAGCAGTTCATGAAAATTGTTTCGCTGGCTCCTGAAGTTCTCTAAGCAATGGCAACGAAAACCAAAGAAGCGCCCGTTAAGCTGCACGTGAAAACCGGCGACACCGTTCTGGTGATTGCCGGCGACGAGAAAGGTAAGACCGGTGTTATCAAATCGGTGAACCGTTCGACGCAGCGTGTTATCGTGGAAGGCCTGAACCTGGTGACTAAGCACAACAAACCCAGTGCGAAGAATCCTCAGGGTGGCATCACCAAGATCGAGTCGCCGATTCACGTGAGCAACGTGAAGCGCGTTGAATCGACCAACGCCTAATTCGCTCTACGACTATGGCTCGACTGAAAGACAAGTATCAGAAAGAAGTAGTACCGGCGCTCCAGGAGAAATTCCAGTTCAAGAGCATCATGCAGGTACCGCGCATCACTAAGATCTGCATCAACCGCGGCATCGGAGCGGCAGTAGCCGACAAGAAGCTGGTGGATAACGGCGTAGACGAGCTGACCACCATCACTGGTCAGAAAGCTGTGCCGACCATTGCCAAACGTTCGGTGTCAAACTTCAAGCTGCGTGAAGGTATGCCCATCGGAGCCCGCGTTACCCTGCGTGGTGAGCGGATGTACGAGTTCCTGGACCGTCTGCTGACCGTGGCTCTGCCCCGCGTCCGCGACTTTAAAGGCATCAACGACAAAGGCTTCGATGGCCGCGGCAACTACACGCTGGGCATCAAAGAACAAATTATCTTCCCGGAAATCTCAATCGACAAGATTAAGTCGATTGCCGGTATGGACATCACCTTCGTAACGACCGCCGAAAACGATGAGCAGAGCTA
This region of Hymenobacter sp. YIM 151500-1 genomic DNA includes:
- a CDS encoding DUF3467 domain-containing protein; protein product: MQQPNQPDSNAPQDPNAINIELSEDIAEGEYANLAMIAHSNSEFVIDFIRLMPGLPKAKVKARIILTPEHAKRLQAALSENIERYEQSFGNIKQQPDSPGYPMGFGGAMGEA
- the rpsJ gene encoding 30S ribosomal protein S10; this encodes MNQKIRIKLKSYDHNLVDKSSEKIVKAVKATGAIVSGPIPLPTDKEKFTVLRSPHVNKKSREQFQLCTYKRLVDIYSTSSKTVDALMKLELPSGVDVEIKV
- the fusA gene encoding elongation factor G gives rise to the protein MAVNQELKYLRNIGIMAHIDAGKTTTSERILYYTGKTHKIGEVHEGAATMDWMEQEQERGITITSAATTTQWNYPTEQGEPTSETKTYRINLIDTPGHVDFTVEVERSLRVLDGAVALFCAVSGVEPQSETVWRQADKYKVPRICFVNKMDRAGADFFKAVTEIKEKLGANPVPLQIPIGAEDTFKGVVDLLTGKAIVWDDATQGKTYKEVPVPEDLVETVQEWREKLVESVAEYDDTLMEKFFEDPDSITREEMMDVIRKAVIDMKFSPVMCGSAFKNKGVQAMLDAVMAYLPSPLDMPAIVGTNPDTGAEEERHPDNSEPFTALAFKIATDPFVGRLCFFRCYSGVLESGSYVLNNRTGKKERISRLMQMHSNKQNPIDKIQAGDIAAGVGFKDIKTGDTLTQEGKPLVLESMSFPEPVIGYAIEPKTQADVDKMGMAIAKLVEEDPTLVVQTDQETGQTVLKGMGELHLEIIIDRMRREFKVEINQGAPQVAYKEVLTKKVEHRETYKKQTGGRGKFGDIVFELGPKETEPEKPGLEFVNDITGGVIPREFIAPVQKGFEEAMKNGPLAGFPVDGMKVRLFFGSYHDVDSDALSFELAARGGFREAARQAGPKLLEPIMAVEVVTPDEYTGSVTGDLNRRRGIMKGMDTKGGANVVKADVPLSELFGYVTSLRTITSGRASASLTFSHYDQVPSNLAEGIIAKQKGNPVR
- a CDS encoding O-antigen ligase family protein — its product is MPALPGSVLTLPRLLLAAAFFCGCTIAGLFTSSFFRILPSIGMAGLVLTSLVCYWRHRAAYRRCNAVGYGSFLLVYAVHVFSGLLLDTLSEAKYKQDVVLQLPFLLLPLAFWLLPPLPTRYLRGLWMWFIALTVCAAAYSTGNYLLHQEEINGLYLQSKVMPTEPDHIRFSLMVTLAVAVGSILLAHRAVAERLRPWVLTATLSLALFQHLLAVRSGLLTLYIVGGVAVLWLAIRLRRFRPAAGLLSLLLLLPIVGYVCFPTFRNKFTNTREDIDRVEHTASANNYSLVGRVYSYRVAYKVFGDNPWLGVGKANMEAELAARYKQDFPNINPQAYILPHNQYLYAAVAFGLVGVLLFMFGFYYAGVSIWPAYAPILVTQYLIVTLSFLVEYTVETQIGIAFSLFFLLLALEGSKPSAADGWRPR
- the rplD gene encoding 50S ribosomal protein L4 — encoded protein: MELSVYNIKGEDTGRKVTLSDAIFGLEPNEHVMYLDVKQYLANQRQGTHKSKQRNEVHGTTKKLKKQKGTGGARAGSMKSPVFVGGGRVFGPQPRDYGFKLNKKTKRLARLSALSSLAKDGKVSVVENIALSAPRTKDFAAILAGLKLNNGKKTLLVTGSVDKNVVLSARNIQKVSVATPVALNTHDLLNTDTLLLSEDGLSALEQLYTTAE
- the rpsL gene encoding 30S ribosomal protein S12, whose protein sequence is MPTINQLVRKGREKLTTKSKSPALDSCPQRRGVCTRVYTTTPKKPNSAMRKVARVRLTNGKEVNAYIPGEGHNLQEHSIVLIRGGRVKDLPGVRYHIIRGALDTAGVNGRLQRRSKYGAKRPKPGQPAAAAGKGGKPAPGKKK
- the rplC gene encoding 50S ribosomal protein L3, with product MPGIIGKKIGMTSLFTPDGKNIPCTLIEAGPCVVTQVKTVETDGYSAIQLGYGEKKAKNTTKALAGHFAKAGTTPKKKLVEFRTDEVANFTAGATIDASSFEEGEFVDVVGTSKGKGFQGVVKRYNFAGVGGQTHGQHNRGRHPGSIGACSWPSRVFKGMRMGGRMGNDRVKVQNLKVMRVVADRNLILVSGSVPGAKNSYVVLEK
- the rpsG gene encoding 30S ribosomal protein S7 yields the protein MRKSKPKKRILLPDPKYKETLVTRFVNYMMYDGKKNLAYTIFYDACELVEQRTKESGLEMWRKALNNVMPTVEVKSRRVGGATFQVPTEVRPDRRIAVGSKWLIQYARRRGEKTMKDKLAGEIIAAAKGEGAAVKKKDDTHRMAEANKAFSHFRF